The DNA window CATGATTCCAAAATCACTTTGCGGAAGCATTCTTACCACCGCAATAGACGAAATAAATCCACAGATTTTTGCAATCAATAATGAAAAAAATACATATTGACCTTTATTTTTAAAAAAATTCTGCAAAAATTCTTGAAGACTCTTCATTTACGACAAATAATATTTAAAAATTGCTAAAATATTGACTGCAGAAGATTTGGAGAAGAAATCTTTATGATGATATAACTCTAAAATGTCTTTTTGAAGTTCTTTATAATCGTCTAAAAGCCCAATATTTGATTGGAAATAATCGTTATAAAAAGACTGAATTTCTGGACTTGAATCAAAATAATATTGATACGGATACATGCTTATTTTATATTCCTTTCCGAAAATTTTATTGTAAAAAACATTCACCAATCTTTTGTTAAAATGATCTCCAAGAGTCGTTTTCCAATGAGCATCGGGTTTCATCATGGTTCGTTCCCATTTAAACAGAGTCGCCTCTTTACAATGTTCTTTAATCCATTCTAAGTAAAATCGATGATTAAATTTCCATTTTTCCGGCAAACTTATAGCAAAACTCATAAAATCTTTGGTCATAAAAGGAGAAGTCTGATACGAGAACTGTTGGAACACTTGACCTCCAAAAACCGCCCTGTTAAAAGCTATATTCCTGAGATAAAAAAGCTCTTCTCTCTCATATTGAGATTTTATTTTTTCTAGATTTTCAGAAACTTTTGGTAAAAAATGACTATTGACTACTATTTTCTTGTTGGTAGGTTTTTGTACATCAGGAATCATGTTAAATCCACCTAAAACGCCATCACCAATTTGCCCAGAATGAATAAGGCCAAATTGTTCCTGATAAAACTGTTGCATTGCAAAATCTACATGAATAGAACCCGTATATAAAACCATTCCTTCAGAAATAAAAACCATTTTATCTATATTTTTCAGGAAAATTCCTCCATCTAATGGAGCAAAATGGTAATCAAAATTAAATTTCTCGGCAATTTTTCTAGAAATGGTTTCGTCTAAATAATTGCTCTGCGAAAAACAAAACATTTTATCGGGATTTAGCTGCAATTTTTCTGCATATAAAACCGCAATTCTACTGTCTAAACCTCCGCTTAAAAGAGAAAAATGTTCTTTGCCGAGTTCATTATCTTTTTCATATTCTAGAGCGACAGATTTTGAGAAAATTTCATCAATGGTATTAATTGCCACTTTTTTACTTCCTGAAAACCGCTCTGCTTCTACATTAAAATATTGCTCTTCTTTTATAGATAAATTTTCTGCATCTACTTTTATATATGATGCGTCATAAATTTTGAAAATATCCTTAATCGGTGTTTTATTTTCAATGATATTGGTAAAAGCCAACATTTGGTATATACTTTCTACATCTATAGAAAAAGGAATTTTATTGGATTGTAAATCCTCCACAATATTTTTAATAGAAGTATCTATGATGATTAAATCCGTTGAACGATAATAAAAAACTTTTTGTGTAGAAGTAACATTGGTAAAAGCAAACACTGTTTTTTCACTTTTATCAATAATGAATCCTGAAAATTCACCTTCCAAAAGCGCAAAAAAATGTTGTCTTTTTTGTTTGAATAAATTAAGAACTAAGTCTTTAAAATTTATTGAAGCAAATTCTTGGCAAAGTGATTTCTTATTGAGAATTACACCTTCCATTGCAATGAGAAAACTTTCATTTTCTACCATCACATTATCAAATGAACCTTCTTGAAATCTACAAAAAGATTCTATTTCTCCATTGAAAATTCTTACCGAAAATCCCTTTCTCATGATAAAACTTGATTATAAATTTCAGAAAATTTTTCGGCGATTACGGACTTAGAGAAATTTTCTACCACGTATTTTCTTAAATTTTCAGAAGATTCTAATACTACATTTTTCTCTAAAATATTTTTCATAGCTTCTAATAATTCTTGACCATCTTTTTTCTCTATTAAAACACCTCTTTTTTCATCTAATAATTCAGAAATCCCTCCCACTTTTGTAGCAATAACGGGAATTCCAGAAGCTAAACTTTCTAAAATTACACATGGCTGATTTTCATAATCACTGAAAAGTACAAAACAATTCGCATCATTCATTTTCTCTGAAACCTGTTCTAAATTAAGCATCCCGAAAGTTTTAATATAACTTTCTGCATTATTCAGGTGAATCATTTTTTGTAAAGGCTTCAAATCGCCATCACCACCAATTTGTAATTCAAAATTCTGATTTATTTGGCGTAAATGTATCGCTGTTTTGATGATTTTTTCAGGATTTTTTAGCGAAATAAGATTAGAAATATGTAGAAAAGTGAACTTTTCTGACTTTTCAAATTTTGGCGAAAATAATTCTGTGTCTACCACATTTCCTACCACTTTCATAGGAGTATTAATTCCTAATTTTTGGAAACCCGAAATTAAATTTTCGGTAACAGGAAGAATGAAAGATGCTTTTTCTGCGATTTTTTTTGCTAAAAAACGAGCCGATTTAGAAATTTTACGATGATTTTGCTCTTGAAAAACCGACCAATGCTCTGAAATCACAAACGGAATTCCGTATTTTCTTTTTAGGGAGACTGCAAAAAGCATGTTGTTATGAAGAACATTTCCGTGAACCAAATGTGGCTTTTGCATTTTTTTGAAACCCAATTGATAAGCTCTCATTCTTCTCAAAAAATTCTGCAAAGGGTTCTTGGAATTTTTGTAATACACAATCAACGTTCTGATTCCATTGATAATTTGATCATCAAAAACGAATTTCTCTTTTTGGTTAAAATCGCCAATCGCATGAAGAACTTCCACATCATGAAGCAAAGAAACGGCTTCTGCATGACGCTGCACAAAGTTTCCATTCGTAGGTTCAAGTTTATTAGGAAACCAAGACGAAATGAAGAGAATTTTATGTCGTTTATGAATGTTCAAACAGATAGTTTTATACAAATTTAAAGAAAACTTTCTAGGAAATAGATTTTGACTAAAGTCAAATTGTAGTTTGAAATAAAAAAGTCGGACTAAAGTCCGACTCTATTGAATTTTATTTGATAAAACCAGCCCAACTTCGCTTAAAAGGAAGTAAAAAGTCTGATAAATAATTTACGTAAGTGTCTTTAGAAAAATCAAAAACTTCTACTTCTTCTGAAATTTCACCATTTCTAACCGCAGTTCTAAAATCTGTCAGTTTCATGGTTTTCACTTCGTCATTTTCCTTGTAACAAGCTTTCATTCTGTCAAAAATTCCTAATTGGTATTCTGCTTCTATTTCTCTCATTACACCATTTAGAGAATCCATAGAACAGCCAGAAGCTTGCACTTTTTCTTCGTCTACTGTAATGATAATGAATTGTTTGTGGTCTATTTTAAAAGAAGATGTTAATCCTTTTCCATGTGCATTCCAAGAAGGTAGAAAATCATACAATTTCTCCGTGATTTCCTTTACTTCTTTTGCAGTTAACGCTCTAGAAGCAGGATAAATAATGACTTTGAAGTCATTGGTTTCTACTATGGTTGATTCTTCTATTTTCATAATTTTAGATATGAGATTTGAGATTTCAGAGGTAAGATTTTAAATTCTGGAATCTATTATCCGAAATCTGATGTCTAATTTACAAATCATCTGCTTCAGCAATTAATTCTACGATGTCTTTTACTTCTACTTCTTCATTTTTGTTGAAGTGTTTTACACCATCGGTCATCATCGTGTTACAGAATGGGCAACCTGTTGCTACAATTTTTGGATTAAGTGCAAGAGCTTCTTCTGTTCTTTCAATATTGATGTCTTTATTTCCTTTTTCTGGTTCTTTAAACATTTGTGCACCTCCAGCTCCACAACATAAACCGTTGGTTTTACAACGCTTCATTTCTACCAATTCTGCATCTAATTTTTCTAAAAGAACTCTTGGAGCTTCGTACTCATCATTCGCTCTTCCTAGATAACAAGGATCGTGGAAAGTGATTTTTTTACCTTTGAAAGCGCCACCTTCTATTTTTAGTCTTCCTTGTTCCATCAATTGCTGAAGCAATTGTGTATGGTGCATTACTTCGTAATTTCCACCTAAACTAGGATATTCGTTTTTTAAAGTATTGAAGCAATGCGGACAAGCCGTTACGATTTTCTTTACTTCGTAGGCGTTTAAAACTTCTATGTTCGTTAATGCCATCATCTGGAAAATAAATTCATTTCCGGCACGTTTTGCAGGGTCGCCAGTACAAGATTCTTCTTGACCAAGAACTGCAAATTCTACTCCTACTTTATTTAAAATTTTAGCAAATGCTTTGGTAATTTTTTTGGCTCTATCATCAAAACTTCCTGCACAACCTACCCAAAAAAGAACTTCTGGAGATTTTCCTTCGGCAGCATATTCTGCCATTGTTTTTATAGTGAAATCCATATTGTAAATATGCTAATTTGTTAATTTGCTGATGTGTTAATTTTCGCATCAACACATCATCTCATTGTCACATTAATTTTCGTTTGCCCAGTTTAATCTGTCTGCTTGATTGTATTGCCAAGGTGCAGCATTGTTTTCGATATTGGTCATCATCATATTCAATTCTTGTGGCGCTGCAGATTGTTCCATCACCATAAATCTACGCATTTCAAAAATTATAGAAAGTGGATCTATAAGAACTGGACAAGCTTCAACACAAGCATTACAACTTGTACAAGCCCATAATTCTTCTTTGGTGATGTAATCGTTTAAGAGTTTTTTACCATCATCTACAAATTTTCCGTTTTTGTTGATGTTTTTGCCCACTTCTTCAATTCTGTCTCTGGTAGACATCATAATTTTACGTGGCGAAAGTTTTTTACCTGTAATATTTGCTGGACAAACCGCAGTACATCTACCACATTCTGTACAAGAATAGGCATTCAGTAACTGAACTTGATTCAAATCAAAAATATCTTCAGCGCCAAATTTTGCTGGAGGTTCTGCTCCTTCTGGTTGCGCTGCATAAGGATCTGCATTAGGATCCATCATTAATTTGATTTCTTGAGTTACAGATTCTAAATTATTGAATTTACCTTTTTTCTCCAAATTAGCATACCAAGTATTCGGGAATGCAAAAATGATGTGAAGGTGTTTAGAATAATATAAATAGTTCATGAAGAACAAAATTCCTACGAAATGGAACCACCAAGCTCCTCTTTCTATGAAATGTAAAAACCCATCACTGAAACCGAAAGATTGAAAAATCGGTGCAATAAGGTTAGATGAAACTGGGAAACTTCCGTGTGCTGCTAAAACGCCGTTTTGCTGAAGCAACCAATCTGCCGCATTCATTTTGAAAAACGCCATCATTAAGCAGAATTCTATCACCAAAATCCAATTGGCATCATTTTTTGGCCAACCTTTTAGGTCGATAGAAGATAATCTAGGAATTTTAAGACCATTTCTTCTGATGAAGAATGCTACTACAGCAATCACTACTAATGCAGCTAAAACTTCTAATGTAGCAGTGAAAATTCCATAAAGTGTATCTCCAAAAATAGAAGCTAAGAAACGGTGTGTTCCGAAAATTCCATCTACAATGATTTCAATCAATTCAATGTTGATAATCACGAAACCTACATAAACAATCATGTGCAAGAATGCTGCAACTGGGCGTTTTTTCATTTTGCTTTGCCCGAGAGCAACAGTTGCCATTGTTTTCCATCTTTCTGAAGGGTTATCAGAACGATTGATTTCTCTTCCTAGTTTTATATTTCGGTAAATCTCTTTTAAACTTTTAAAAAACAGACCGAAACCAGCAATGAGTAAAACAAGGAATAAAATATTGTCTAAATATTGCATAGTTATTTTTTTCTCTTTTTCAAAAATACGTTAATTATTTCTTACCAAAAACAGAAATATTTATGTATCGCTTAGGATTTTCTTTAAGGTCTAAAATTAGACTATTAAGGTTCTGAGAAGTTTTATTGAGGTTATTGTATAATTCTTCGTCTTTAGCTAGTTTACCAAGGCTTCCTTCTCCATTATTAATCCCAGAAATTACCTGATTGAGTTTATTAGAAACTTCCGAAAGTCTTTCTACTGTTTGATTGAGCTGTTTTGTATCAATACTTTCCGCAACTCTACCATATTTTTCTACTGCAGCATTGGCAGAAATCATGGTTTTATTAGCATTATCAAGTACATTCTCTACTCTACCTTGACTTGAAGCCAATAATTTATTGGTTTGGTCAGAAGTATTTTTGAAAGAAGCAACTGTTTGGTTGAGACTTGCCAAAAGTATTTTAATTTCTCTTCTGTTTTGTTCGTCTACAATTTTATTAGTCGCTGCCATTGTAGAATCTAGTTTAGTTAAAACACTTTGTACTTGGTCTTTTACAGGACCAACCTGCGAAGATAAACTTGCCATCAAAGAAGATTGAAAAGTTCCTCTTAAAGTGTCTCCATCTTTAGCAAAAGGTGCTTTATCATAAACCAAATGAATTCGTGCTTGTTTACCAGACATAATTCCCGGTTCAAAGATTTCTACAGTAGAATTTTTAGAAAAATTAAAACCTTTATCCACTAAAACTTTTACCACAAAATAAATAGTTCCGTCTTTGGCTGTTTGCGGAAGAATTTTATCTACCTGTCCTACTTTCAAACCGTTAATAGAAACTGGATTAGACTGTTCTAAACCGTCTACATTGTCAAATTTTGCGTAGTAAATATTATCTGATGTAAAGAAACTTTTCCCCTTCATAAACTGGAAAAGAATAACGAATCCTACAATAGCTAAAAGTGCTATTAAACCTGCTTTTATTTCTTTAGTGTATTTCACAATTTTATGAATTTTTATGCGCAAATATACTACTTTTTGAAGTAATGGTAGTTTCAATATTTCTGCATAATGTTATAAAAAAAGCGACTTTTTCTAGAAAAAGTCGCTTTTAAATATTTTTGAGAAGAATTATTGAGCTTGAGAAGTTTTATCCCATACTTCAATTCTGTAATCTTCTATCTTAGCATTGTCTTGTAAACTCTTCATTAATGATTGGCTAAACATTTGAGCACCTTGCTGTTGAATTGCCTGCATAATTTGTTTAGCGTCTCCTGGTTGTTTGTTTAGGGTAACCGCTTTTTGAGTCACTACAAAAACACCAGTTGCACCTTCTACTGGTTTAGAGATTTTACCTTTTTTAACACCAAATGCAGCTCCGGCAACTTTAGCTTCCATAGCACCTCCTACAAATGGAGAGAATAAACTTACTTGCGAAGATTGTTTAGTGGTTCCAAATAATTTTGCGATAGCATCTAAATTTGTTGCTTTACTTGCAGTAATTTTTTCGCTAATTTTTTTCGCTAATAATTGATTTCTTACAATTGGTTCTACTTGTTCTCTTACAGATTCTGGATCTGCAATTCCCGCTTCTTGTTTACCGTTTAAGTACACTACGATGTAGTCACCATTACCAGTAGTAAAGATATTGGTTTCTCCTTTTTCTCTTTCTTTATTGAAAGCCCAAGCTAAAATTTCTTCATCCTTATCTGTACCTAAGCCTTGGATTTGACCTTGGAATCTTTTTACAGATTTAGGATTTTGGAAATTGAAATTTTTCTTTTTCGCTCCGTTTGCAAAATCATTGAAAGATTTTCCTTGAACTGATTGAATGAAAGTATTTGCTTCTGTATATACTTTGTTTTCGGTTTCTTTAGAAGCTCTGATGTCTTTTGCTAAGTTTGCAATTTTGTAAACTGGCATTTTATTTTCGTTAACAATAATATGATAACCGAAATCAGTTTCTACTACACCTACAGCTCCTTTTGCGTTTCCTTTTACCCAATCACCGAAAGGTTTTGCGTAGTTGTTATCATTATCTAAAATCCAACTTAACATACCTCCTCTTTGCGCAGCACCTGGCTCATCAGACATTTGTACATATTCGTTGAATTTCAACGGATCAGCTTTTACTAATGCACCAATGCTGTCTGCTAATTTTTTAGCTGCTTCTTTGGT is part of the Cloacibacterium normanense genome and encodes:
- a CDS encoding asparagine synthase-related protein, giving the protein MRKGFSVRIFNGEIESFCRFQEGSFDNVMVENESFLIAMEGVILNKKSLCQEFASINFKDLVLNLFKQKRQHFFALLEGEFSGFIIDKSEKTVFAFTNVTSTQKVFYYRSTDLIIIDTSIKNIVEDLQSNKIPFSIDVESIYQMLAFTNIIENKTPIKDIFKIYDASYIKVDAENLSIKEEQYFNVEAERFSGSKKVAINTIDEIFSKSVALEYEKDNELGKEHFSLLSGGLDSRIAVLYAEKLQLNPDKMFCFSQSNYLDETISRKIAEKFNFDYHFAPLDGGIFLKNIDKMVFISEGMVLYTGSIHVDFAMQQFYQEQFGLIHSGQIGDGVLGGFNMIPDVQKPTNKKIVVNSHFLPKVSENLEKIKSQYEREELFYLRNIAFNRAVFGGQVFQQFSYQTSPFMTKDFMSFAISLPEKWKFNHRFYLEWIKEHCKEATLFKWERTMMKPDAHWKTTLGDHFNKRLVNVFYNKIFGKEYKISMYPYQYYFDSSPEIQSFYNDYFQSNIGLLDDYKELQKDILELYHHKDFFSKSSAVNILAIFKYYLS
- a CDS encoding glycosyltransferase; the encoded protein is MNIHKRHKILFISSWFPNKLEPTNGNFVQRHAEAVSLLHDVEVLHAIGDFNQKEKFVFDDQIINGIRTLIVYYKNSKNPLQNFLRRMRAYQLGFKKMQKPHLVHGNVLHNNMLFAVSLKRKYGIPFVISEHWSVFQEQNHRKISKSARFLAKKIAEKASFILPVTENLISGFQKLGINTPMKVVGNVVDTELFSPKFEKSEKFTFLHISNLISLKNPEKIIKTAIHLRQINQNFELQIGGDGDLKPLQKMIHLNNAESYIKTFGMLNLEQVSEKMNDANCFVLFSDYENQPCVILESLASGIPVIATKVGGISELLDEKRGVLIEKKDGQELLEAMKNILEKNVVLESSENLRKYVVENFSKSVIAEKFSEIYNQVLS
- a CDS encoding (Fe-S)-binding protein produces the protein MDFTIKTMAEYAAEGKSPEVLFWVGCAGSFDDRAKKITKAFAKILNKVGVEFAVLGQEESCTGDPAKRAGNEFIFQMMALTNIEVLNAYEVKKIVTACPHCFNTLKNEYPSLGGNYEVMHHTQLLQQLMEQGRLKIEGGAFKGKKITFHDPCYLGRANDEYEAPRVLLEKLDAELVEMKRCKTNGLCCGAGGAQMFKEPEKGNKDINIERTEEALALNPKIVATGCPFCNTMMTDGVKHFNKNEEVEVKDIVELIAEADDL
- a CDS encoding (Fe-S)-binding protein, whose translation is MQYLDNILFLVLLIAGFGLFFKSLKEIYRNIKLGREINRSDNPSERWKTMATVALGQSKMKKRPVAAFLHMIVYVGFVIINIELIEIIVDGIFGTHRFLASIFGDTLYGIFTATLEVLAALVVIAVVAFFIRRNGLKIPRLSSIDLKGWPKNDANWILVIEFCLMMAFFKMNAADWLLQQNGVLAAHGSFPVSSNLIAPIFQSFGFSDGFLHFIERGAWWFHFVGILFFMNYLYYSKHLHIIFAFPNTWYANLEKKGKFNNLESVTQEIKLMMDPNADPYAAQPEGAEPPAKFGAEDIFDLNQVQLLNAYSCTECGRCTAVCPANITGKKLSPRKIMMSTRDRIEEVGKNINKNGKFVDDGKKLLNDYITKEELWACTSCNACVEACPVLIDPLSIIFEMRRFMVMEQSAAPQELNMMMTNIENNAAPWQYNQADRLNWANEN
- a CDS encoding MlaD family protein; translated protein: MKYTKEIKAGLIALLAIVGFVILFQFMKGKSFFTSDNIYYAKFDNVDGLEQSNPVSINGLKVGQVDKILPQTAKDGTIYFVVKVLVDKGFNFSKNSTVEIFEPGIMSGKQARIHLVYDKAPFAKDGDTLRGTFQSSLMASLSSQVGPVKDQVQSVLTKLDSTMAATNKIVDEQNRREIKILLASLNQTVASFKNTSDQTNKLLASSQGRVENVLDNANKTMISANAAVEKYGRVAESIDTKQLNQTVERLSEVSNKLNQVISGINNGEGSLGKLAKDEELYNNLNKTSQNLNSLILDLKENPKRYINISVFGKK